The window TCTAGTCGTCGTTTCTAATTATTGAATTCAATCAGCTGCTGAAacttggatttttaaaaattttttatgatGACCAATCAGATAAAAGCAGTTAGTTTGTTAATGGAATCCTATTGGTGGCAGCAATGAACTGTGGGCGGGTCAAAGGTGCTGCATTCAGATGTTCAGTTTACAGTAGGTTTTTCAGTTGCGAACAGGAGCTGTAGAGTTTTATTTCGAAATCCATGGTGTGACATTTCACTGTTCACttctattaaattatttaataattatttatttgtggaTGAAATTAAATTCAGCAGCAGGAgttccgtccaatcagagaaggTTTTGGGCTGGTTTAGTTCTGGTTCGAGCTGCATTTTGATTCCTGGCTGTCGCCTCGTATCGTCTGAGCAACCACaacgctgccccctggtggtctggAGGTTCAACCAAATCAATCACAGCTGTGTTGGTTTGAAACtttaatttttcagtttttaaaaccaACTTCCTGTCAGCTCAAAGCCCATCGGGTCCAACTTAAACAAACATCAGCAAAAACAATGAgagaccaatcagacgctcagATTTCAAAGTGGTTTGTGCTTGGAGGTTGAAGGCAGCACTAAGAAACCCCGGCGACCCCCAGGTCCCGGGAGCCGAGCTCAGAACCAGTCCTCTGCCCCTCGACGCGCTTAAATAAAACTGTTTGGTGGGAACTTTTGACGGGATCGTCTTCTGCTCATCacttaaataaatgacattaaatgaagTCCAGTCTCTGCAGCAGAAGAACCTCAGTCCGGGTCCAGGTTCTGGTCCAGGTTCTGGTCTAGATGGACTCGATCTGGCGCCGAACCTTCTCCGACGCGAGGCGGTCCAGCCAGTGCTGACGCACCATCACAAGGACACCGAAGAGGGCCGTCAGAGCCAACATGGCCGCCTCGAACTTCCAGAAGAGATGTTCCTCCATGACGGCAGAGCGGCAGCTGGGTGGGGGCGgggtttggggagggggggcagggcaCAGCATCTGATTAATTAACGCTTATTAACTGATAATCGCAGCGGCGAAATGAGACCAAACTCACCTCTTGTGGTCGTCCCGGTTGGACCGGGTGCAGTTGACCCGCTCCACGTAACCCGTCAGCTCGCACGCCGACCACGACTTCTGAAACGACAGGAGCTGTTGTCATGACGATGACCAGCTGACTTCAGGATGTGGGTTCGATGCGGATGCTTACCGTCTGGAAGGCGTTACACTGCAAACAGTCTGTGATCACCACAAACTCCTCctgctgccagcagggggcgacttCTGGCTTTACGACCGCTGTAagagaaggtcaaaggtcaggggcTTCAATACATCCACCTGATTCTCATTTTCCCAGCAGTCTTTGCTGCTGCATTTAAAGGTTTGTACCTGAAGTTTTCTCGTCGCTCAGAAGAGCCGCGCCGAACACTCTGAAACACAACGACACACAAGACTGTCAGACCTCTAGAAACCGTACAGAACCTCCAGAACCCGTACAGAACCTCCGATGTGACGCACCTGAGCGAGACGAGACCCCAGAACAGAGCGTGGAAGACGAGGACGCGGGGCCGGCAGCAGGCCACGGGGATCCGGCAGTCGCTCTCCATCAGCCGGCTCCTCCACCAGGATGCTGCCACCCTGACGCCGCCGCGGAACCGGACACGGTTGGGTTCTGGACTTGCTCGCCGTCGGACTCGCAGATGGTTGTCGGTTCACATGACGATCTGAGCAGCTGGAACCTGGAAGGAAAAGCACCCGTGTGATTGATCCTGGTTTTATCAGCGCGTCGATCGATTCCATCGGTCTCTTTCCAGGTAATTAATAATTACTTAAAATAAACGTATTTAGCTGTATAAATGACACGAGGTGGCAAAAGTGATCAAGAATTATATTGATATGAATAACTTCtatccaccaacacacacttaaatcaACACCAGTTCTCACTGGATCCACCTAATAATCAGATCGATAAATGACAGTCAATAgtattattgatattttttaaattattagttTAAGAAGaatttcatcatttaatttaCTGATAGCTAAACAGTGCGAGTAGGTTCGCTATAATTTAtcagcagaaacaaaacagtCCCGTGTgtttgctaatgctaacactttGCTGCTAGCGCTCCATTTAGCTTTGGctcatgttagcttagcattaggaTAGAAAACTTACCGTTAAGAGCGGGTTTGTTTAAGGCAATGCGGGAAAACAAGAGAATAAAACTGATTTATAAAGCAGAAAGACGCTTAAAATAGCGACTTAATCCACGACAGTTAGCGACTCAGTCCGCGGCCTGAGTGTGACGGGCGGAAACAACACGGCTACTGCTTCCGGTAcggctttttaaaataaaataccgaTCCTCAGATTTCGGGGTTTTCTTTTATAAAAGAAACCCATACAGATAGTTTTACTTTGGTATAAACGTATTATTCCTTATGTACATAGTTGGTCCTAACATTAAAGGAAGGATTTTCTTTTACATGAAATCATCCGACACATTTTGTGTCTGAATTTACAATTTCTGTAGGCCAGTCAGGGGCAATGACAAACATACAAATGCTGTTTTCACCACCGtaacatgaatgaataaatgaataaactttattataAATATGCGATTAGTCGGTGCATTTCGCGATTATTGATTAAAAGATTACATTGAATGTGattagaaacattttattttgaaggctaAAATGCGTCGCTTCCTGGCCCGGAAATGAAAGGTTAACGCACACACCCTGCAACGTAATCAACTTTTACGTCACATCCGGTGGAGGAAAAAAGCGGATCGATGTCGATACAGATAAAAACGTACATTTGTCAAACTGAATAAACATTCATTCCGGATTcaacaataattataaaaattaaatgtcgaATTTATATTTCACGCGTTGTCAAAACAAATTTGTCAGAATTAtccaaaaattatatttttcttgcaattatttcatggttcaaacataatacattaaataaaatctctacaaatgttagaaaaatattaaaattaatataatttaaatatgacggtttttttctttaagtcaACAACAACATACATAATGACACAATGGCGTgtgccccctgccccccccttcAAAAAACCCCGTCTGAAACCAGTTCCATGTTTATTCAGACTTTACATCTGCAAAGGAGCGTCAGCGTGATGACGTCACGATGACGCGTCAAGTCCTCCTTTCAGAGGCTGTGGATGAAGACGTGTGAACACCTGGACACCCGCGGACAGAGACACACCTGTCCAGACCGGACGggctgactccgccccctccagcAGAACTTCTCCAGGTtacactgagagagagagagacagacaggttacCATGTAGACCTCTGTGTGGCTGTGACGTCACTAGaccagtcatgtgacctcaccaGGACAGTGACTCGGCGTCTCCTGAGGCGTCGACAGAGTCCAGGAAGTCGTCTGACGCCCATCTTCCTCTTCTCGGAGGCGTCGGCGTCCATCGACACACGGATAGTCGTGTTGAGGCCAGCGTGGACTGGGttccaccttctcccagcatgcacctgtCCTATCTGTAGCACAGGTGTTGTCGTCGTGGCGACGGGCAGACTGCTGCCGACTCGCCGCAGACATCCGATCAGCAGCAGGAACGTCACGCACACACTCAGATTCATCGTTTATCGATCACACCATCATCAATAACTCGCTCTGCCGCGCGACAAACAGGGAACAGCAATCCTCTTAATCTGGttcaggagtcacatgacctgatgatgtcatcactgaggTTACTCAGGTTCACTCTGAGGCAGGAGAAATCCAGATTATGTTTCTAGAACTGGATTATTGATCTGTTCTGGattgatttgttgttgtttacttgtttgttatTGATGTGTTGTTGACTTGATATTTCTAACAAACAGCTTCTGTGCCAGTTTGAGATTTATTTGTCAATAACAGCAAATCAGTTTGATTCAGTgacatcttttattaaaatggtgagtcaacaaacaacaaatacacaaagtcctattaaataaaacaaatttatttggTCACATGACCGTTTGTCAGTATTTTAGTCCAGTTTTAATAAAAGTCATCTTTTCTCAGACGTTCCAGTCGATCATTAATTATTGATCGATCTGATCGGTGTCTGATAGGAACACCTGAGTGGTTCAGAAGCAGCTCAGAAGTGTTAAAGGaatgtgctgtgattggctggttcaCTCTAAACCACGCCCACCAAGACAGGCTTCTGACCCGTTTCAAGTCTGTTGATGAGTCGagaatcacaaaaacacacaagtcacCAGAACACACGTCtgtactccaccaacgagaacgagacgcggtctcactgatgtcgtatccatccaccagttAGCGGTGTGGTCCTGAaacacgactcgtatctcgaggttctactttatGTACTTTGTCATTTCGGTAGAAACATCTAATATTTGTTCTCAAACTATATTTGAGTCTTTCCTCCTCTAACATTTCGctccagttccattcagactttgatgttgttgttgttttgctcgTCCTCTGGTGGTCCCCCTAACAGGACTCTATTGGATGTCTGATGGGGGCTATGGCGGTGCCTCCTGCCCCTGGGGCGGGTAGCTTCCTGTCTGGAGGGCGTGGCGGCTCATGTGCTGCACCAGCTCCCCGCGGTACCTCAGTCCTTTCCCGCAGACGGCGCAGCTGAAGGCCTTCTCCCCGGTGTGGGTCCTCATGTGGTTCCTCAGGCGGTACTGGAAGGCGAACTTCTTCCCACACAGGGCGCAGCTCAACATGTCCTGACCCGTGTGGCGCCGCGTGTGCTCGATGAACTTGTTGCGCTGGTTGAAGCGTTTGCCGCACACGGAGCAGCCGTAGGGTTTCTCCCCGGTGTGGGTTCTCTTGTGGATCTGCAGGCAGAACTTCCTGCTGAAGCTCTTCCCGCACTCGGAGCAGCTCAGCTGTTCCTCGGCGCCGGTCCGCTTTGGTTCCACCCCTGGTGAAGCACCAGGTGCCTCCTTCCAGGCGTTGCTGGTTCTAATCTGGGGAAAATCTCCAGTCATCTGATCGGGTCTGTCTGGGTCCAAGTTCCtggatggttctggttctccaTCATCCCGTCTATCATGGTGAAGCTGAGGTTCCTCTTCATCGTTTTCAGTCTTCACAGGGACAGGAGTGAAGGTGAACTCCGTCAGTCCTTGAAGATGTTCTCCCTCCTGACGGGTCCAGAGTCCATCCTGGTTCTGATTGCTGTGTGAAGGTTCTGGTAGGTTCTCCTGGTCCAGACCGGACCTCCAGTCCGGCTGCTGCTCCGGGAGAACGTTGTCTTTacccaccagcagcagctggacgTCTGCGGGGAACGCTGGAACACAGAAACCAGAATCAGCAGACCTCCTACCAGCACCCAGAGGTGTGAGTTGGGTCCTACCGACTCAGCGCAaactgaggccccgcccacacgtagccggatctttttgaaaactcaaCCTTTATCCTCCGGCTATGCCTTCCGTCATCGCGACAACGCAGATATACGggatgaaaacgcaactttGTGAGAACTCCGGccaaagaagtttttttttaaaacgctagGTATGCGTTGTCGCGTCATTCATTGGCattctgggtcagaccaggacgcgctgccccctgctggagcactctgtgatggaggtcgtcctccggGAGGAACtgtgtgaatttccacacgtccccgTCTTCTCTCCTGTCGTTAACGGAGTTGTTATGGAggtgttctgcttataaacatgTTGATGAACGCACTAATGCGGATACGTGTGTATGGAGAGTTTTTCGGAaatgttgtcgtgtggatgcaaATCTTTTTTCTATGCGGGGAAAAAAAGTTGCGGTTTCAAAAAGAACTTTGAAAGTGAGTGAGTAcggaaaaacacagaaaaagcacacagaaagcaccagcatgtggaaagtagtacaacaccaaatagaaagactAATAAATGACTCACccagaatatacaaatagaaaggaaTAAATAGTCATAAGAATAAAAAGGCGTAAATAAATGGGGCCGAAAGGGGCATAGGGGGCCTAAAGCCACGCCCACCACACACCTGTGAACTTCACCTGTGATTTGATGCTCCTACCAGCCACACCCACCCTGTTCCAGGGGGGGTGGATCCAAATAAAAACGTGTTGATGTTCTGCTTCACGTCCCGGGTTTTATCcgtttaaagcatttaaacgCATCAGCGGGGTCACGTGACCtacctgtcttctgtatccgcAGCTGGGGCTTGAAAACAGCGTCCAGGAGTTCTCGTTGTCGCTCGTTCTCCTCTTTAGAACGACACAGTTCCTCCTCGTACTCTGCTATCGTTCTTTCAAACAGCCCAAATATCTCTTCAGCAGCCGCGGTCAGTCGCTGCTTCACCAACGCTCTCAGCATTTGGCCTTTAGACATTTTCCCCCGACGGGAGCACCGATCAGCGGCTACGTTCGGTCGCTCAGGTCGCCTCCTGCtagcatgctaagctaactcTCCGTGGGCTCCGTGAACGTGACGGGAAACATTCAGGACGTTAATCCGGACGCGGACACTCGGGTCGGCTCTGGAGAGAACAGGAATGCTAACCCGGTTAGCTCGGTCCGGCTAGCGGCTGTAGCCTTTAGCCTCTGCTCCGCTAGCGCTGTTGGTGCGTTCAAGGGACGTGGAAAAAATCGGAAATACGAGTGTCAACTTTGAAATTCACATTGAAGTCGGAATTTACTTCCGTatcttaatttgttttaatttttaaattagacTATTTCTAGGAAATGTTGCGGATCATTCTGCTGATCACGAAGTTCGATGAACGTTATAAACTCACGATATTCTGTGGTTATTTTCAGGGGAAAACTGTCTTGTTCCCTTTTCAGTTCATTATTCCTGCagttttttctgaatttctgactttattctgttttgtacaaatgtagccacaagaggacacaagccagtgtcttattgtgccggtcccaagcccggataaatacagagggttgcgtcaggaagggcatccggcgtaaaacttttgccaaatcaaagatgcgaatcaaacctatgacttccataccggatcggtcgaggcccgggttaacaacgaccgccatcggcgctgttgacctacagggcgccggtggaaattggattactgttggtcgaagaaggagaggaggaaagtgcgttcgcacgaagaaagagaagaggaacaccaagagtataggactgagagtagggacgttgaatgttggaactatgacaggaaaaggtagagagttggttgacatgatgcagaggaggaaggtagacatactgtgtgtccaggagaccaggtggaaaggtagcaaggctcgaactttaggagcagggttcaagttgttctatcatggtgtagatgggaagagaaatggagtaggagttatcttgaaggaggagtttgttaggaatgtcctggaggtaaaaagagtgtcagatagagtgatgagtctgaagctagaaatagaaggtgtgatgttcaatgttgttagcgggtatgctccacaggtaggatgtgagctggaggagaaggagaaattctggtcggaccttgatgaagtgatgcagagcatgcctagaagtgagagagttgtcattggagcagacttcaatggacatgttggtgcaggaaacagaggtgatgaggaggtgatgggcaggtttggtatccaggagaggaacgcagaaggacagatggtagttgactttgcaaaaaggatggaaatggctgtagtgaatactttcttccagaagaggcaggaacatagagtgacctataagagtggcggtaggagcacacaggtagactacatcttgtgtagacggtgtaacctgaaagagatcagtgactgcaaagtagtggtaggtgagagtgtagccaaacagcataggatggtggtgtgtaggatgactctggtggtgaggaagatgaagagggcaaaggcagagcagaagacgaaatggtggaagctgaaaaaggaagagtgttgcatgacttttaggaaggagttaagacaggctctgggtggtcaggaggtgcttccagatgactggacatctacagctaatgtgatcagggagacaggtaggagagtacttggtgtgtcatctggaaggaaagtagataaagagacttggtggtggaatgaggaggtacaggagtgtatacagagaaagaggttagccaagaggaagtgggacactgagaggactgaggagagtagacaggagtacagggagatgcagcgtatggtgaaggtagaggtagcaaaggccaaacaagaagcttatgatgacttgtatgctaggttggacagtaaggagggagagactgatctatatcggttggcaagacagagagatagagatgggaaggacgtgcagcaggttagggtgattaaggatagggatggaagtctattgacaggtgccagtagtgtgatgggaagatggaaagagtactttgaagagttgatgaacgtagaaaatgagagggaacaaagactagaagaggtgactgttgtggaccaggatgtagcaaagattagtcaggatgaagtgaggagggcattgaagaggatgaagagtggaaaggcagtcggtcctgatgatatacctgtagaggtatggaagtgtctaggagaggtggcggtagagtttctgactgggttgttcaacaggatcttagatagtgagaagatgcccgaggaatggaggagaagtgtgctggtgcccatttttaagaacaagggagatgtgcagagtt of the Antennarius striatus isolate MH-2024 chromosome 14, ASM4005453v1, whole genome shotgun sequence genome contains:
- the LOC137607078 gene encoding zinc finger protein 37-like yields the protein MSKGQMLRALVKQRLTAAAEEIFGLFERTIAEYEEELCRSKEENERQRELLDAVFKPQLRIQKTAFPADVQLLLVGKDNVLPEQQPDWRSGLDQENLPEPSHSNQNQDGLWTRQEGEHLQGLTEFTFTPVPVKTENDEEEPQLHHDRRDDGEPEPSRNLDPDRPDQMTGDFPQIRTSNAWKEAPGASPGVEPKRTGAEEQLSCSECGKSFSRKFCLQIHKRTHTGEKPYGCSVCGKRFNQRNKFIEHTRRHTGQDMLSCALCGKKFAFQYRLRNHMRTHTGEKAFSCAVCGKGLRYRGELVQHMSRHALQTGSYPPQGQEAPP
- the jtb gene encoding protein JTB gives rise to the protein MESDCRIPVACCRPRVLVFHALFWGLVSLRVFGAALLSDEKTSAVVKPEVAPCWQQEEFVVITDCLQCNAFQTKSWSACELTGYVERVNCTRSNRDDHKSCRSAVMEEHLFWKFEAAMLALTALFGVLVMVRQHWLDRLASEKVRRQIESI